The Rhizoctonia solani chromosome 4, complete sequence genome contains a region encoding:
- a CDS encoding Endoplasmic reticulum vesicle transporter, producing MLRPRISLSVLLLAFLLSPLQTAAIKFALPASKNPIRKCIWNAAHDGALVVITANLGPGENQRIDVDVVDRSEHQHMYLSKKGLKSETRVAITAHGEGDVGICFTNTLVGSVISADQARVIDLDVDIGADAVDYNAIANQESLSGLETEMRKLEAVVQEITDEFGYLKRREMRMRDTNESTQRRVVNFAWVTIVALVALGAWQILHLRNFFRRKYLID from the exons ATGTTACGACCCCGTATTTCGCTCTCTGTACTCTTACTAGCCTTCTTATTATCACCTCTGCAAACTGCAGCTATCAAATTCGCTCTTCCAGCATCCAAAAATCCTATTCGAAAGTGTATATGGAACGCGGCGCACGATGGCGCGTTGGTGGTTATCACTGCCAACCTCGGTCCTGGGGAAAACCAACGAATTGACGTCGATGTCGTAGACAGATCAGAACACCAACATATGTATTTGAGCAAAaagggcttaaagtccgagACGAGGGTTGCGATCACGGCTCATGGTGAAGGCGACGTAGGGATTTGTTTTACAAATACGTTGGTGGGGA GTGTTATTTCGGCGGATCAGGCTAGGGTTATTGATTTGGACGTGGACATTGGCGCAGACGCAGTGGATTACAA TGCCATTGCGAACCAAGAGTCGTTGTCAGGGCTGGAAACGGAAATGCGCAAACTGGAGGCGGTCGTACAGGAAATTACAGACGAATTTGGCTATTTGAAGCGGAGAGAAATGCGCATGAGGGACACCAACG AATCGACGCAGCGTAGGGTGGTGAATTTTGCATGGGTGACCATTGTCGCACTGGTTGCATTAGGAGCCTGGCAAATACTGCATTTGAGGAACTTCTTCAGGCGAAAATACTTGATCGATTAG
- a CDS encoding Ran-binding protein 3 translates to MAKRASEHQITRDDASDDEDQQVKVGMSKADASVLATRQIKGLPKRKGATPLATSASSSNSSSADPSPRMGSFAGFGAPAASPAAASSETKPEAPRFAGFAGFGAAPASAPAPVPTAKPAETPRFAGFMGFGAAPKSAAPASTSSAETKPAFTGFGTAKSTTTATFAPTSSPFGSFSAPKPEPPKSDPEPKENTNVDTDAALKYWTSLRGLNHAFVENIKKSYEGDMFSDLTGPVKQYQEFREKIVKEYEDSKKSSGKKPAETKSTFSFGASTSASSPFTFGAPKAPAESKPTLPMPPKPTSFGSKDAPLVTPAATPPVIPPSPKKPAPMFNSTEAPVPEATPTPSPMPEGSTPNIFEVAAKKSVEEKKEDKDKHASPSKPAFTFGSSSSTGFGATSSPFGLATTAKPDAKPFSFSTSNTTPFSGFGGASTTTTASVDGASTTATPGASTPSKAFTFTNPLSTPGTPFAFGAGSPKGNTTTAKPAGSVGFSFGASPPRKEPASFPFGAVSGPTSAAATPKSEAGHATSDDDKDKPKEGESAENKTDEEPDTDKAQTNGAGEENEDTVFGARARVLRFYNQAWVGVGIGQFKIKYDRETKKRRVLHRLEGTGRVVLNCGLFEEMNPVLESKGLMRFTALDDQGHPMLYRVKVKTEAEAESLTDSLKDAIEAAKGDKA, encoded by the exons ATGGCCAAGCGAGCGTCCGAACACCAGATTACGAGGGACGACGCGAGCGACGATGAAGAT CAACAAGTCAAAGTCGGAATGAGCAAAGCCGATGCGAGTGTGCTTGCTACTCGACA AATAAAAGGCCTTCCAAAACGCAAGGGCGCCACTCCTCTCGCAACATCCGCAAGTTCATCCAACTCGTCATCC GCCGATCCGAGTCCAAGGATGGGGTCGTTTGCGGGATTCGGGGCTCCCGCTGCTTCCCCTGCTGCTGCCTCTTCAGAGACAAAACCAGAG GCTCCGCGATTCGCCGGGTTCGCTGGATTCGGAGCTGCTCCTGCTTCAGCTCCTGCTCCTGTTCCCACAGCCAAACCAGCCGAG ACGCCACGTTTCGCAGGATTTATGGGATTCGGTGCAGCACCTAAGTCCGCCGCTCCTGCCTCGACTTCTTCAGCCGAGACTAAACCTGCATTCACTGGGTTCGGTACAGCCAAGTCTACTACTACCGCAACATTCGCACCTACATCATCTCCCTTTGGCTCTTTTTCTGCACCCAAACCCGAACCTCCCAAGTCCGACCCCGAGCCCAAGGAGAATACGAACGTGGATACGGACGCGGCGCTCAAGTACTGGACTTCATTGCGCGGGTTAAATCATGCGTTTGTGGAGAACATCAAGAAATCTTACGAGGGCGACATGTTCTCCGATTTGACTGGGCCAGTGAAGCAGTACCAAGAGTTTAGGGAAAAGATTGTAAAAGAGTACGAAGATTCGAAGAAATCTTCTGGAAAGAAGCCTGCAGAGACCAAGTCGACGTTTTCGTTTGGTGCATCGACTTCGGCTTCTTCACCGTTTACTTTTGGTGCTCCCAAGGCGCCCGCCGAGTCGAAACCTACTCTGCCGATGCCTCCTAAACCTACTTCATTCGGCTCAAAAGATGCACCGCTCGTGACTCCGGCTGCTACACCACCCGTGATCCCGCCTTCTCCTAAAAAGCCTGCTCCAATGTTCAACTCGACCGAGGCTCCTGTTCCCGAGGCTACCCCCACACCTTCTCCTATGCCCGAAGGGTCCACACCGAACATATTCGAGGTCGCGGCGAAGAAAAGCGTCGAGGAGAAGAAAGAGGATAAGGATAAACATGCCAGCCCGAGCAAGCCAGCGTTTACGTTTGGAAGCAGCTCCTCGACCGGGTTCGGTGCTACCTCGAGTCCGTTTGGGTTGGCTACGACGGCCAAACCCGATGCCAAGCCATTTAGCTTTAGCACATCCAATACCACCCCTTTCTCCGGGTTCGGAGGCGCGAGCACTACCACCACGGCCAGTGTGGACGGAGCTTCTACGACCGCCACGCCAGGCGCCAGTACACCATCCAAAGCCTTTACGTTTACGAATCCCCTCTCTACACCCGGGACGCCATTTGCCTTTGGTGCAGGTTCGCCAAAGGGGAACACCACGACCGCTAAACCGGCAGGCTCGGTCGGATTCTCGTTTGGCGCTAGCCCCCCACGAAAGGAACCCGCTTCGTTCCCGTTCGGCGCTGTTTCCGGCCCGACGTCTGCTGCCGCGACACCTAAATCCGAAGCGGGCCACGCGACCTCGGACGATGACAAGGACAAGCCCAAGGAAGGTGAATCCGCCGAGAACAAAACGGACGAAGAACCCGATACGGACAAGGCACAGACCAATGGCGCCGGGGAAGAAAACGAAGACACGGTATTTGGTGCCCGTGCCCGCGTGTTGAGGTTTTACAACCAGGCCTGGGTCGGTGTAGGGATCGGCCAGTTCAAGATTAAATATGATCGCGAGACGAAGAAACGACGAGTTTTGCATCGGTTGGAGGGAACCGGGCGGGTGGTTTTG AATTGTGGTTTGTTCGAAGAGATGAATCCTGTATTGGAGAGTAAAGGACTTATGCGATTTACTGCTCTTGATGACCAGGGACATCCCATGTTGTACCGCGTCAAGGTTAAGACGGAAGCTGAGGCCGAATCGCTTACGGACTCCCTCAAAGACGCGATAGAAGCAGCCAAGGGTGACAAGGCTTga
- a CDS encoding F-box protein, with protein sequence MIGALASSETTSRSSNGPSTQSIKLLDLPPDVLNIIIWKLSPVTVSTFSRSCRALHSYIKGLGDLLWRDLFISIWDDPRLANEAIMAIRTPWFCISPLADADLDEDQRLQFYIPDELLDENGRPPTRFRWRDQVERRISAQMFLSKLGLSSCATDERIPARRYRAIRTILSILETTPPASIEFTRSRNVAWLTKLLHPSSFSTEFLMRHFLHDPDIEQPSSEDRQLTAELQVCFFNAEHKLPSELAQKSRLNARAYVYNIQNYRQEGWHGPWRMTERGMEPNWVHLAACQRVIIENLAQRRIIGHNYPIPPTGPQAVWGGSSKAAAVALKNNPSRINEKGINDWAGVEGVWRRLVCFMDYRDFHEYNVHSRRPNGGLDTSVFKHKLFNEATRIITMTLKLTKAEPADPPFEDRPILHFNGFSVANDTMISGVHGFVCMTSNGYVRWRLVTRYDTDDRWVTEAVQLGDAGSAAGFLGTWTGNNHEPDDPAGPTWLWKVADVTELPKPERTNTTNEGWIFPDVFFGGNMFGDLESDEGSEEEDGEANDDDEEMNSGDEDEDEDEDNESGDDNDEESSSEETGVPPSTLPTLQPLPSLYD encoded by the exons ATGATCGGCGCCTTGGCTTCGTCAGAGACGACATCTAGATCCTCAAATGGTCCATCAACTCAAAGCATAAAGCTACTCGACCTTCCGCCCGATGTTCTAAATATCATCATATGGAAACTATCTCCTGTTACTGTATCTACTTTTTCTCGCTCTTGCCGTGCACTCCACAGCTACATTAAAGGACTAGGTGATTTACTTTGGAGAGATCTCTTTATCTCAATATGGGATGACCCAAGACTCGCAAATGAAGCTATCATGGCAATACGGACTCCTTGGTTTTGCATATCGCCTCTTGCAGACGCCGATCTAGACGAAGACCAACGGCTACAGTTCTATATTCCAGACGAACTATTAGATGAGAACGGGAGACCCCCAACCAGGTTCAGGTGGCGAGACCAAGTCGAACGACGTATATCAGCACAGATGTTCCTATCGAAATTAGGGCTCAGCTCGTGTGCCACTGACGAAAGGATACCTGCCAGGCGTTACAGAGCTATTCGGACCATTTTGTCCATCCTTGAAACAACACCTCCCGCATCGATTGAATTTACTCGTTCGCGAAACGTCGCGTGGCTAACAAAGCTACTCCATCCATCTAGTTTTAGCACCGAATTTCTCATGCGACATTTCTTACACGACCCAGATATTGAACAGCCCTCCTCAGAAGACCGTCAACTAACGGCCGAGCTTCAAGTTTGTTTCTTCAACGCCGAGCATAAACTACCCTCAGAATTAGCGCAAAAATCTCGCCTAAACGCCCGAGCGTACGTGTATAATATTCAGAATTACCGACAGGAGGGCTGGCATGGACCATGGAGGATGACGGAACGGGGGATGGAGCCGAATTGGGTCCATCTTGCAGCATGTCAGCGAGTAATAATCGAAAATCTTGCCCAAAGGCGAATTATTGGACATAATTACCCCATTCCTCCGACAGGTCCGCAGGCCGTTTGGGGTGGCAGCTCAAAAGCCGCAGCCGTTGCTCTAAAAAACAACCCATCACGCATAAATGAGAAAGGGATCAACGATTGGGCGGGCGTTGAAGGTGTGTGGAGGCGGCTAGTATGCTTCATGGATTATAGAGATTTTCATG AGTATAAT GTACACAGCAGACGTCCAAACGGCGGGTTAGACACATCAGTTTT CAAGCACAAACTCTTCAACGAGGCGACACGAATAATCACTATGACACTCAAACTAACCAAAGCTGAGCCCGCAGACCCACCGTTCGAGGATCGACCGATATTACACTTCAATGGCTTCAGCGTTGCAAACGATACGATGATCAGTGGGGTACATGGGTTTGTATGCATGACTTCAAACGGATACGTCAGATGGCGCTTG GTGACCCGTTATGATACAGATGATCGCTGGGTCACAGAGGCCGTGCAA CTCGGGGACGCCGGTTCGGCAGCCGGCTTCCTCGGAACATGGACTGGTAATAACCATGAGCCAGACGACCCCGCAGGGCCAACCTGGCTATGGAAAGTCGCCGATGTGACCGAACTGCCCAAGCCCGAGCGAACGAATACTACAAACGAGggatggatcttccctgATGTCTTTTTCGGGGGAAATATGTTTGGGGATTTAGAGAGCGATGAGGGAAGTGAAGAAGAAGATGGCGAAGCCAacgatgacgacgaagagATGAATTCGggggatgaggatgaggatgaagatgaagataaTGAGAGTGGAGATGACAATGACGAGGAGAGTAGCTCAGAAGAAACGGGGGTTCCTCCCTCAACACTGCCCACCCTCCAACCCCTGCCATCTCTATACGACTGA